In Aulosira sp. FACHB-615, the following are encoded in one genomic region:
- a CDS encoding four helix bundle protein: MSEINDFKDLKIWQKGMDIAEKCYFLTKNFPKDELYGMVQQIRRSAVSIPANIAEGYGRRTTPEYVRFLNIAQGSTNELETHLILSQRVELSQQKDIESIIFLLQEESRMIIALIKKIQS; the protein is encoded by the coding sequence ATGTCAGAAATTAATGATTTTAAAGACTTAAAAATTTGGCAAAAAGGCATGGATATAGCCGAAAAATGTTATTTTTTGACTAAAAATTTTCCTAAAGACGAGTTATATGGCATGGTGCAACAAATTAGAAGGTCTGCGGTATCTATTCCAGCTAACATAGCAGAGGGGTATGGAAGAAGAACAACCCCTGAGTATGTCAGATTTCTAAATATTGCTCAAGGGTCAACTAATGAATTAGAAACGCATCTTATTTTATCCCAGAGAGTAGAATTATCTCAGCAAAAAGATATAGAATCGATTATTTTTTTACTTCAAGAAGAAAGTCGAATGATTATTGCTCTTATTAAAAAGATACAATCATGA